One window from the genome of Bartonella sp. WD16.2 encodes:
- a CDS encoding ABC transporter ATP-binding protein: MNILEIKNLHVHYGAIKAVQDISMSIKKGSIVTLIGANGAGKSSTVRSIAGLNRSIYGDIIYKGESIIEKQPEEILQLGIALSPEGRRIMPHLTVLENLQLGAYIRNDKVGIAHDIEWIFDLFPRLRERSKQLGGTMSGGEQQMLAVGRALISNPDMVILDEPSLGLAPLLVQEIFSIIRKINKMGKTVLLIEQNAFAALSVADYAYILEVGKILFHGKSQTMLSDPRVKEAYLGG; encoded by the coding sequence ATGAACATTCTTGAAATAAAAAATCTTCATGTTCATTACGGTGCTATTAAAGCTGTTCAAGATATTTCTATGTCCATAAAAAAAGGGAGTATAGTAACTTTAATTGGTGCCAATGGAGCAGGAAAAAGTAGTACTGTACGTTCTATTGCAGGACTTAACCGGTCTATTTACGGAGATATTATATATAAAGGTGAATCTATTATAGAAAAACAGCCAGAAGAAATTTTACAATTGGGCATTGCATTAAGTCCCGAAGGACGACGTATTATGCCTCATTTGACCGTTTTAGAAAATCTCCAGCTAGGTGCTTATATTCGTAATGACAAAGTCGGTATTGCTCATGATATTGAATGGATATTTGACTTATTTCCGCGGTTACGTGAAAGATCCAAGCAATTGGGCGGTACAATGTCAGGTGGTGAACAACAAATGCTGGCCGTAGGACGTGCACTTATAAGCAATCCTGACATGGTAATATTGGATGAACCGTCTCTTGGTTTAGCACCACTTCTTGTACAAGAAATTTTCTCGATTATCCGCAAAATTAATAAAATGGGAAAAACTGTTCTTCTTATTGAACAAAATGCATTTGCAGCTCTTTCTGTTGCCGATTATGCTTATATTTTGGAAGTAGGAAAAATTTTATTTCATGGTAAAAGCCAAACTATGCTTTCTGATCCACGTGTAAAAGAAGCATATCTTGGTGGCTGA
- a CDS encoding ABC transporter ATP-binding protein: MSDMILSLNDVTMRFGGLIAVNNINMAIKRGTITGLIGPNGAGKTTVFNIISGFYTPINGKIFLDKKNICGLPPYIICKRHIARTFQNIRLFSGLTVLQNVMVGAHIRQKYPWFASALLLPSAIKEKNKLYKESIEILERLQLAHLANQPATTLAYGAQRRLEIARALATKPKLLLLDEPAAGMNPQESEELRKFIEKVRKEFDLTILLIEHDMKVVMGLCQDIWVLEYGSCIANGTPDEIRHNPKVIKAYLGEDMYEHS; encoded by the coding sequence ATGAGCGACATGATCCTTTCACTTAATGATGTTACAATGCGTTTTGGCGGATTAATCGCTGTTAACAATATCAATATGGCTATCAAACGGGGAACAATTACTGGATTAATTGGCCCGAATGGTGCTGGAAAAACCACTGTTTTTAATATAATTTCTGGTTTTTACACACCCATAAATGGAAAAATTTTTCTAGATAAGAAAAATATTTGTGGTCTCCCACCTTATATTATCTGTAAACGCCATATTGCGCGAACATTTCAAAACATTCGTCTTTTTTCAGGATTAACAGTATTGCAAAATGTTATGGTTGGTGCCCACATTCGGCAAAAATACCCATGGTTTGCTTCCGCTCTTTTATTACCAAGTGCAATTAAAGAAAAAAATAAGCTTTACAAAGAGTCGATCGAGATTCTTGAACGACTTCAGCTTGCTCATCTCGCCAACCAACCAGCAACCACTTTGGCTTATGGTGCACAACGGCGTTTAGAAATTGCTCGAGCTTTAGCAACAAAACCTAAATTACTTCTTCTTGATGAACCTGCTGCTGGAATGAATCCTCAAGAAAGTGAAGAACTTAGAAAATTCATAGAAAAAGTAAGAAAAGAATTTGACCTTACAATTCTGCTTATTGAACATGATATGAAAGTTGTCATGGGGCTTTGCCAAGATATTTGGGTGTTAGAATATGGCAGTTGCATCGCCAATGGGACACCAGATGAAATTCGTCATAATCCTAAAGTTATTAAAGCTTATCTTGGGGAAGATATGTATGAACATTCTTGA
- a CDS encoding branched-chain amino acid ABC transporter permease: MAKLTMFFLSFTSIVVFIGFLFYADTHFNDYTLRIINLIAINAILAISLNLTYGFTGMFSLGHAGFMAIGAYVCAILLLSPEQKEMMWILEPIAEPLQNLQLPFFIAVVTSGLCAAVVGLLVALPILRLGGDYLGIATLGFAEIIRVIITNATPLTNGSLGIKGIPQNATLWWNYGWLAFTIIFITLLLQSNIGNILRAIRDDEIASKTMGINTFFYRNFSFTVGAFFAGIGGALTAALISTIDPKMFNFLLTFNILMIVVAGGLGSITGSIVGSIIITVMLESLRIIESPLNLSFIYVPGIPGLRMVVFSLLLLIIILFWRKGLLGQCEFSWNWIYSLLTRRTLSSSEKKS; encoded by the coding sequence ATGGCAAAATTAACTATGTTTTTCCTATCATTTACTAGTATTGTAGTTTTTATCGGTTTTTTATTTTATGCCGATACTCATTTTAATGACTATACACTGCGTATTATCAATCTTATTGCTATAAACGCCATATTGGCAATCTCGCTTAATTTGACTTACGGATTTACAGGTATGTTCTCTCTTGGACATGCTGGTTTTATGGCTATTGGTGCCTATGTATGTGCAATCCTACTTCTCTCTCCTGAACAAAAAGAAATGATGTGGATTTTAGAACCGATAGCTGAACCATTACAAAACTTGCAATTACCTTTTTTCATTGCTGTCGTTACAAGTGGTTTATGTGCTGCAGTTGTAGGCTTATTGGTCGCTTTGCCTATATTACGCCTTGGTGGTGACTATCTTGGGATTGCAACATTAGGCTTTGCAGAAATCATTCGTGTTATTATTACCAATGCTACACCTTTAACAAATGGCTCACTGGGAATTAAGGGAATACCTCAAAATGCTACATTGTGGTGGAATTATGGTTGGTTAGCATTTACAATTATTTTTATAACTCTTTTATTACAAAGTAATATTGGTAATATATTACGCGCTATTCGTGACGATGAAATTGCCTCAAAAACAATGGGTATTAACACCTTTTTCTACCGTAATTTCTCTTTCACTGTTGGTGCATTTTTTGCTGGTATTGGAGGTGCATTAACAGCTGCTCTCATTTCAACCATCGATCCTAAAATGTTCAACTTTCTTCTAACCTTTAATATTTTAATGATTGTTGTTGCTGGTGGTCTTGGTTCTATTACAGGAAGTATTGTTGGTAGCATTATCATTACAGTAATGCTTGAATCACTTCGTATTATCGAATCTCCATTAAATTTAAGTTTTATATATGTTCCAGGAATACCAGGACTACGTATGGTTGTTTTTTCACTTTTATTGTTAATAATCATCTTATTCTGGAGAAAAGGATTACTAGGCCAATGTGAATTTTCATGGAATTGGATTTATTCCCTTTTAACAAGGAGGACACTCTCTAGTAGTGAGAAAAAGTCATGA
- a CDS encoding branched-chain amino acid ABC transporter permease, translating to MNIEMFIQHFFNALALGSLYGLIAIGYTMVYGILRLINFAHGDIFMLGAYFVFFSTISFMPAWVAILLILLALLIYYSVFIGFKKRPKIYWIAILFILISGLIYYLKIAPQNFTPIWILAICFSIFITSALGIAVDQCAYKPLRNAPRISVLISAIGISFFIENLATVLFSGVPKGVKQPDFLVTPIQWHLGQGSDAIIRISPMSFIVPVVSFILVILLLWIIHKTKPGLAMRAISHDIETARFMGVSVNKIIAFTFAIGSALGAVAGIMWALRYPQIQPYMGILPGLKAFIATVIGGIGSILGAMLGGLLLGFLEIMIIAFFPALSGYRDAFAFILLIVILLVMPTGLMGKKSQEKI from the coding sequence ATGAATATTGAAATGTTCATTCAGCATTTTTTTAATGCGCTAGCATTGGGATCGCTTTACGGGCTTATCGCGATTGGTTATACCATGGTTTATGGTATCCTGAGATTAATTAATTTTGCTCACGGCGATATTTTTATGTTAGGTGCATATTTTGTTTTCTTTTCTACAATTAGCTTTATGCCTGCGTGGGTTGCTATTCTACTTATATTATTAGCTCTTCTCATTTATTATTCAGTATTTATAGGGTTTAAAAAACGACCTAAAATTTATTGGATTGCAATTCTTTTTATCCTTATTTCAGGGCTTATTTATTATTTAAAAATTGCTCCACAAAATTTTACACCAATTTGGATTTTAGCTATTTGTTTTTCAATTTTTATTACAAGTGCATTAGGTATTGCTGTTGATCAATGTGCCTATAAGCCTCTGCGTAATGCACCACGAATTTCGGTGCTCATCAGTGCAATTGGTATTTCTTTTTTTATTGAAAATCTCGCAACTGTACTTTTTAGCGGTGTTCCCAAGGGTGTGAAACAACCAGATTTTCTTGTCACACCAATCCAATGGCATTTAGGACAAGGATCAGATGCAATTATTCGAATTAGCCCCATGTCCTTCATTGTTCCTGTTGTTTCCTTTATTCTCGTTATTCTTTTGCTATGGATTATTCATAAAACAAAACCGGGTCTTGCTATGCGTGCAATTTCGCACGATATTGAGACTGCTCGTTTCATGGGTGTTTCTGTTAATAAAATTATCGCATTTACATTTGCTATAGGTTCAGCGTTAGGTGCTGTAGCAGGAATCATGTGGGCTTTACGTTATCCTCAAATTCAACCATATATGGGTATACTTCCTGGATTAAAAGCATTTATTGCTACCGTTATTGGAGGTATTGGCTCAATTCTAGGAGCAATGCTCGGAGGGTTGTTATTAGGTTTTCTTGAAATTATGATTATCGCCTTTTTTCCAGCTTTATCTGGATATCGAGACGCCTTCGCCTTTATTTTATTAATTGTTATTCTACTGGTAATGCCAACTGGTTTAATGGGCAAAAAAAGTCAAGAGAAAATCTAA
- a CDS encoding ABC transporter substrate-binding protein, translated as MQLKKFFTIIATMMMLIANAYANAPIKIGVYLPLTGQNAFGGQLELEGIQLAHKKIPEILGRKVELIIIDNKSDKVEAANAVMRLTANDNVNGIIGTYGSSLALAGGEVSEKAKTPVIVTSATNPLITHGKKYSFRACFIDPYQGAGAATYAIQNLQAKKAAILKDISSDYAIGLANYFNRSFKKLGGEVILNLNYNSGDQDFSAALTKIIAQKPDVLFIPSYFSEGSIIMKQARELGAQFRIMGGDAMDNPETIAIAGQAAENFLHTTLPYDKNMPNMSKAAQEFTNEWNTAYPHKEPNINSVLGYTAYIMFMKAIENAASADREAITIELSKLKDLQTPFGNMSMDENHNPQIPIGVIEIKSGKRIYLNEIKPAI; from the coding sequence ATGCAATTGAAGAAATTCTTTACTATAATAGCTACAATGATGATGCTCATAGCAAATGCTTATGCTAATGCTCCTATTAAAATTGGTGTTTACCTTCCATTAACAGGACAAAATGCATTTGGAGGTCAACTTGAACTGGAAGGTATACAGTTAGCACACAAAAAAATACCCGAGATACTGGGACGTAAAGTTGAGCTTATTATTATTGATAATAAATCCGATAAAGTAGAAGCAGCTAATGCTGTTATGCGTTTAACTGCAAATGACAACGTTAACGGTATTATTGGAACTTATGGCTCTTCATTAGCATTAGCTGGTGGAGAAGTGTCTGAAAAAGCAAAAACTCCTGTTATCGTGACTTCAGCAACAAATCCACTTATTACGCATGGTAAAAAATACTCTTTTCGCGCATGCTTCATTGATCCTTATCAAGGTGCAGGTGCTGCAACTTATGCAATTCAGAATTTACAAGCAAAAAAAGCAGCTATATTAAAAGATATATCAAGCGATTACGCAATTGGGCTTGCAAATTATTTTAATCGTTCATTCAAAAAATTAGGTGGTGAAGTTATTTTAAATTTAAACTACAACTCTGGAGATCAAGATTTTTCAGCTGCTCTCACAAAAATTATAGCACAAAAACCTGACGTTTTATTTATCCCATCCTATTTTTCTGAAGGTTCCATTATTATGAAACAAGCACGTGAATTAGGTGCACAATTTCGCATTATGGGGGGTGATGCTATGGACAACCCAGAAACTATTGCAATTGCAGGACAAGCTGCAGAAAATTTTTTACATACAACACTTCCTTACGATAAAAACATGCCAAATATGTCAAAAGCTGCACAAGAATTTACAAATGAATGGAATACAGCTTACCCTCATAAAGAGCCAAATATCAATTCAGTTTTAGGATACACAGCTTACATAATGTTTATGAAAGCTATTGAAAATGCTGCAAGCGCTGATCGCGAAGCAATCACTATAGAATTAAGTAAATTGAAAGATTTACAAACACCTTTTGGTAATATGTCTATGGATGAAAATCACAATCCTCAAATCCCTATCGGTGTTATTGAAATAAAAAGCGGAAAACGTATCTATTTAAACGAAATAAAGCCTGCCATCTAA
- a CDS encoding cold-shock protein — translation MTNKDTLKNYSLSEDNFDVCGEITEISGVIKWFDGSKGYGFIVPDLCGLPDILLHVTVMRRDGFQTALEGAKIICVVKKTERGLKCVQVKSIDLSSAVHPSEIPVRTHIVVTPESGLERAVVKWFNRDKGFGFLSRGQGTEDIFIHIETLRRFGLAELRSGQIVIVRFGKGEKGLMTAEIYPDVALPFATH, via the coding sequence ATGACGAATAAGGATACCTTAAAAAATTATTCCCTATCTGAAGATAATTTCGATGTTTGTGGTGAAATTACTGAAATTAGTGGTGTCATTAAATGGTTTGATGGCAGTAAGGGGTATGGGTTTATAGTGCCTGATTTGTGTGGGCTTCCTGATATATTATTACATGTTACTGTGATGCGACGAGATGGGTTTCAAACAGCTTTGGAAGGTGCTAAAATTATTTGCGTTGTAAAAAAAACTGAGCGGGGATTAAAATGTGTCCAGGTCAAATCTATTGATTTATCATCTGCTGTTCATCCATCAGAAATTCCGGTACGTACACATATTGTAGTTACACCTGAAAGTGGGTTAGAGCGTGCAGTTGTTAAGTGGTTTAATCGTGATAAAGGTTTTGGTTTTCTTAGCCGAGGGCAAGGAACAGAAGATATTTTTATTCATATAGAAACATTGCGCCGTTTTGGTTTAGCAGAACTTCGTTCTGGTCAAATTGTTATTGTGCGTTTTGGTAAAGGGGAAAAAGGCCTGATGACAGCAGAAATTTACCCTGATGTAGCGCTTCCATTTGCTACGCATTAA
- a CDS encoding DUF192 domain-containing protein, translating to MAKKPIKIPVDPTPLVINTKQGALSYNVEIAFSQAQSDAGLMYRTHFPRNHAMLFKNSLNNTSENTQEMFMWMANTPLPLDMIFLNSEGIIVSIVENTLIFSEDIISSKVPAAFAIELNAGEVADKNIQKGQRVIHPAICGKCKGNRE from the coding sequence ATGGCAAAAAAGCCTATAAAGATTCCAGTTGATCCAACCCCCTTAGTAATTAATACAAAACAAGGCGCACTTTCTTATAATGTTGAAATTGCTTTTTCACAAGCTCAGTCAGATGCTGGCTTGATGTATCGCACTCATTTTCCTCGAAATCACGCAATGTTATTTAAAAATTCGTTAAATAATACATCTGAGAATACACAGGAAATGTTTATGTGGATGGCAAATACTCCTTTACCCTTGGATATGATTTTTTTAAACTCTGAGGGAATTATTGTTTCAATTGTTGAAAATACCCTTATATTTTCGGAAGATATTATTTCGTCAAAGGTGCCGGCAGCTTTCGCTATTGAACTCAATGCTGGTGAAGTTGCAGATAAAAACATACAAAAAGGGCAGCGTGTTATTCATCCTGCTATTTGTGGGAAATGTAAAGGTAATAGAGAATGA
- a CDS encoding alpha/beta fold hydrolase gives MTVKDVYFFEHDGLRFAYREEGQGVPILLIHGFGSSARINWYATGWFRSLVEAGYRVIALDNRGHGDSVKSYDPLFYTPQAMAGDAVKLLQHLGLSKAHVMGYSMGARISAFMALLYPTYVHSVIFGGLGIGMVTGGGDWKSVAEALLAEDVSTITNARGLMFRKFVDQTRSDRRALASCIMTSAQKLTESDVHKIKQPALVAVGSLDDISGEAEPLVALLSHGEALEIPGRDHMLAVGDQVYKKGVIDFLSRYPIT, from the coding sequence ATGACGGTAAAAGATGTTTATTTTTTTGAACACGATGGTTTACGATTTGCTTATCGCGAAGAAGGTCAAGGTGTTCCTATTTTATTGATTCATGGTTTTGGATCTTCTGCACGGATTAATTGGTATGCAACAGGGTGGTTTCGTAGCCTTGTTGAAGCAGGTTATCGGGTTATAGCTCTCGATAATCGTGGACATGGTGATTCAGTTAAAAGTTATGATCCTTTATTTTACACTCCTCAAGCTATGGCTGGCGATGCGGTTAAATTGCTTCAACATCTAGGATTATCCAAAGCTCATGTTATGGGGTATTCTATGGGCGCTCGGATCAGTGCATTCATGGCGCTTTTGTATCCAACATATGTTCATAGTGTTATTTTTGGAGGTTTAGGGATTGGTATGGTAACAGGGGGAGGTGACTGGAAATCTGTTGCAGAAGCTCTTTTAGCGGAGGATGTTTCAACTATTACTAATGCGCGTGGTTTGATGTTCCGTAAGTTTGTAGATCAAACTAGAAGTGATAGACGCGCTCTTGCTAGTTGTATCATGACATCCGCACAAAAATTAACAGAGTCTGATGTTCATAAAATCAAACAACCTGCACTTGTTGCTGTTGGCTCGTTAGATGATATCAGTGGTGAGGCAGAACCATTAGTAGCTTTGTTATCGCATGGTGAAGCGTTAGAAATTCCAGGACGAGATCATATGCTTGCTGTTGGGGATCAGGTCTATAAAAAGGGTGTTATCGATTTTCTTTCTCGTTATCCAATTACATAA
- a CDS encoding DUF3126 family protein, translating into MNADEIRKLDSYFKKTFQNSALQVKARPRKDDSCEVYIGDEFLGIIYRDEDEDELSYNFSMAILDIDLGK; encoded by the coding sequence GTGAATGCTGATGAAATAAGAAAACTTGATAGTTATTTTAAAAAGACATTCCAAAATTCAGCATTGCAGGTAAAAGCACGGCCGAGAAAAGATGATTCTTGTGAAGTTTATATAGGGGATGAATTTTTAGGTATTATTTACCGGGACGAAGATGAAGATGAATTATCCTATAACTTCTCAATGGCTATATTAGATATTGATCTAGGAAAGTGA
- the radC gene encoding RadC family protein, translating to MAKKSSKNGDMQSNSFELTSRAPLNLIPQTKNKKLKTNSKITKHYEGHRERLRKRYLKTKGNAIEDYEYLELLLFRTLPRINTKIIAKNLIERFGSLTDVLNADINRLQEVPGCGPATAIDLKIISGIAGRLARAQLSKRDIFSSWDKVLAYCKAVMAHETREQFRVLFLDKKNGLLSDEVQQTGTIDHTPVYPREVVSRALELSASGLILVHNHPSGDATPSDADISMTYRLKDIANALGIILHDHLIIARNDYTSFKALKLI from the coding sequence ATGGCTAAAAAATCAAGTAAAAATGGAGACATGCAAAGTAATTCCTTTGAGCTAACATCACGTGCTCCGCTTAATTTGATACCACAAACAAAAAATAAAAAGCTTAAAACAAATTCAAAAATAACTAAACATTATGAAGGGCATCGTGAACGCCTGCGTAAACGCTACTTAAAGACGAAAGGTAATGCAATTGAGGATTATGAATATCTTGAACTATTACTTTTTCGTACTCTTCCTCGAATAAACACAAAAATAATAGCCAAAAATTTAATAGAACGTTTCGGCTCGTTAACTGATGTGTTGAATGCTGATATCAATCGACTCCAAGAAGTTCCTGGTTGTGGTCCAGCTACTGCAATAGACCTAAAAATTATCTCAGGTATCGCAGGACGCCTTGCTCGTGCACAATTATCTAAACGTGATATTTTTTCCTCGTGGGATAAAGTATTAGCTTATTGCAAAGCCGTTATGGCGCATGAAACACGGGAACAATTTCGTGTTCTATTTCTTGATAAGAAAAACGGCCTACTTTCTGATGAAGTGCAACAAACTGGCACTATCGATCATACTCCTGTCTATCCTCGTGAAGTTGTTTCTCGAGCTTTAGAATTATCTGCATCAGGGCTTATCTTAGTTCACAACCACCCTTCCGGCGATGCTACACCTTCTGATGCAGACATATCAATGACGTATAGATTAAAAGACATTGCCAATGCACTAGGAATTATTCTTCATGATCATCTCATTATCGCGCGTAACGATTACACAAGCTTTAAAGCACTAAAACTTATATAA
- the map gene encoding type I methionyl aminopeptidase, with translation MTHYIEYNKVPLKFNGQIRIFDDYAFSEMRKVGRIAAECLDALTDIIKPGITTQEIDDFVFIYGAERGALPADLNYHGYSHSCCTSINHVVCHGIPNKRPLQEGDIVNIDVTFILNGWHGDSSRMFPVGKIKRAAERLLKITHESLMRGIAAVKPGATTGDIGAAIQRYAESERCSIVKDFCGHGIGQLFHDAPNILHYGTPGEGEELKQGMIFTIEPMINLGKPQIKILSDGWTAVTRDRSLTAQYEHTIGVTSQGCEIFTESPKDIFYVPNSYA, from the coding sequence ATGACCCATTATATTGAATATAATAAAGTACCCTTAAAATTTAATGGACAAATTCGTATTTTTGACGACTATGCTTTTTCTGAAATGCGCAAAGTTGGTCGCATTGCAGCAGAATGCCTTGATGCACTCACAGACATCATTAAACCTGGTATCACTACACAAGAAATTGATGATTTCGTCTTTATTTATGGAGCTGAACGTGGTGCTTTACCTGCTGACTTAAATTACCATGGATACAGCCACTCATGCTGTACATCTATCAATCACGTTGTTTGTCATGGCATACCCAATAAAAGGCCTTTGCAAGAAGGTGATATTGTTAATATTGATGTAACATTCATTCTCAATGGTTGGCATGGAGATTCAAGTCGCATGTTTCCTGTTGGAAAAATCAAGCGTGCTGCAGAGCGCTTACTGAAAATAACTCATGAAAGCCTTATGAGGGGAATCGCAGCAGTTAAACCTGGTGCAACTACAGGTGATATTGGTGCAGCCATTCAGCGTTACGCAGAATCTGAAAGATGCTCAATTGTAAAAGATTTTTGTGGTCATGGAATTGGTCAACTTTTCCATGATGCACCAAATATTTTACATTATGGAACCCCAGGGGAAGGTGAAGAACTAAAACAAGGCATGATATTTACAATTGAACCTATGATTAACCTTGGTAAGCCACAAATTAAGATTTTATCTGATGGTTGGACTGCTGTAACACGCGATCGTTCACTTACTGCACAGTATGAACATACAATTGGCGTAACAAGTCAAGGATGCGAAATATTTACTGAATCTCCTAAAGATATTTTTTATGTTCCAAATTCATACGCTTAA
- the sfsA gene encoding DNA/RNA nuclease SfsA — MFFIPELYPAKLIRRYKRFLADVRKNDGHIFTVSVPNTGSMLGLTTPNSNVWLSYSNNPKRKYPYRLEIVEADNTLVGINTTLPNKLALEAIQNGLLPELSRYKTILSEQRYGTHSRIDFLLHDDTLPECYLEVKNVHFIRQKGLAEFPDTITKRGARHLDELIKIVQQGKRAVMLYIIQREDCSAFTICRDLDPIYGCKFDLALKSGVEFYAIKCHVSIKGIFPIHQVKIENSKKNDPLY, encoded by the coding sequence ATGTTCTTTATTCCTGAGCTCTATCCTGCAAAACTGATCCGCCGTTATAAACGCTTTCTTGCTGATGTGAGAAAGAATGATGGGCATATCTTTACCGTTTCAGTTCCTAATACTGGTTCGATGCTTGGATTAACAACTCCCAACTCTAATGTTTGGCTTTCATACAGTAATAACCCTAAGCGAAAATATCCATATCGATTAGAAATTGTCGAAGCAGATAATACTTTGGTTGGCATTAATACAACTTTGCCTAACAAACTTGCATTAGAAGCAATTCAAAATGGCTTATTACCTGAATTAAGCAGATATAAAACTATCTTAAGTGAACAACGCTACGGTACACATTCACGTATTGATTTTCTTCTACACGATGACACCCTTCCAGAATGTTATCTGGAAGTAAAAAACGTTCATTTCATACGTCAAAAGGGATTAGCAGAATTTCCCGATACCATAACAAAACGTGGTGCACGCCATCTTGATGAGCTCATAAAAATTGTGCAACAAGGAAAGCGAGCTGTTATGCTTTACATCATTCAACGAGAAGATTGTTCAGCTTTTACAATTTGTCGTGATCTTGATCCTATTTATGGGTGTAAATTCGATTTAGCTTTAAAATCAGGGGTAGAATTTTATGCGATAAAATGTCACGTAAGTATAAAAGGTATTTTTCCGATTCACCAAGTAAAAATAGAAAATAGCAAAAAAAATGACCCATTATATTGA
- a CDS encoding RNA methyltransferase, whose translation MAGTNRNCQNIMNGPIIVLVEPQLPENIGMVARAMANFGLFNLRLVKPREVFPNEKARAAASKADHIIDNALVFNTLYDAIADLNYVLGTTARKRCGFKTVRSAVEAASILRYHESVGHKIGILFGRERWGLKNDEISFADEIVTFPVNPAFASLNIAQAVLLMSYEWMKSGLDDLNDTAFRVAEMKPADKATLHGFLSQLENALDSRGYFRPQERKEVMVLNIRSVFTRANLSESEIRLLRGVISSLDYFSPQFPRGSGAPVGRNRKKKIITGVNTNE comes from the coding sequence ATGGCTGGGACAAATAGGAATTGTCAAAATATAATGAATGGTCCAATTATTGTCTTAGTTGAGCCGCAATTGCCAGAAAATATTGGTATGGTGGCAAGAGCAATGGCAAATTTTGGACTATTTAATCTTCGGCTGGTTAAACCGCGAGAAGTATTTCCAAATGAAAAAGCTAGAGCTGCAGCCAGTAAAGCAGATCATATTATTGATAATGCGTTAGTTTTTAATACATTGTATGATGCAATCGCAGATTTAAATTATGTTTTGGGCACAACAGCACGTAAAAGATGTGGCTTTAAGACTGTTAGAAGTGCTGTAGAAGCAGCAAGTATTTTACGTTATCATGAAAGTGTTGGGCATAAAATAGGTATTTTATTTGGCAGAGAAAGGTGGGGACTTAAAAATGACGAAATTAGCTTTGCTGATGAAATCGTTACTTTTCCGGTTAATCCTGCTTTTGCCTCATTAAATATTGCACAGGCAGTTCTGTTGATGTCTTATGAATGGATGAAATCCGGTTTAGATGATTTAAATGATACAGCTTTTCGTGTAGCAGAAATGAAACCCGCAGATAAAGCCACGCTGCACGGTTTTTTATCGCAATTAGAAAATGCTTTGGATTCTCGTGGGTATTTTAGACCGCAAGAACGCAAAGAGGTGATGGTCCTCAATATACGCTCTGTTTTTACACGTGCTAATTTGAGCGAATCTGAAATTCGACTGCTACGAGGAGTTATATCTTCATTGGATTATTTTTCACCTCAATTTCCACGGGGTAGTGGTGCGCCTGTGGGACGTAATCGCAAAAAGAAAATCATAACAGGTGTAAACACCAATGAGTGA